A genomic region of Mesotoga sp. UBA6090 contains the following coding sequences:
- a CDS encoding ABC transporter substrate-binding protein: MKRSFMLVFLMVLIVAASGFAATPKDTLVIAANTGIFITMDPAVAYEVFPNKIVAALYAQLVKLEAIDGVIVPVPDIAESWEISEDGLTYTFNIRKGVKFSNGDPLTAEDVLFSLKRPIILESVSAWFLVDIFGINKDNVDEKIKQIDDYNVSITLNAPYAENITLGILSNMFTGIVNKDVVLEHEVDGDLGGAWLTDHSAGAGPYVLVQWERNNVILLEANPHYYGEQPPLKRIMVRDIPEASNQRLLLERGDIDVAWDLTPQLLEEAKRNPDVVEVKVPGHSNEYLAMNATWGPLANPKVREAVRFSINYEEIVEDIMLNNALLVQGFINKGYFGYVEENPFYQDIEKAKALLAEAGYPDGFEVELLTSNTDTRKAEAEKIQADLALSGIKANIVIMQSSQMYAKYRAQGHQMIIAGWGNDYPDPDNLAMAHASYRANQLAWRNAWFDDYAATLCEWGQIEPNPDKREQIYKDLTEYWFHNGPFAMLYQTVEFWGIRKEVKNFEEAAFGYGMLFDFTKVSK, translated from the coding sequence ATGGTACTTATCGTTGCGGCAAGTGGATTTGCTGCAACCCCGAAGGACACTCTTGTAATAGCTGCAAACACAGGGATCTTCATAACTATGGATCCGGCCGTTGCCTATGAGGTCTTCCCGAACAAGATCGTCGCAGCCCTTTATGCCCAGTTGGTAAAGCTGGAGGCAATCGACGGCGTTATCGTTCCGGTTCCCGACATCGCCGAGAGCTGGGAAATCTCCGAAGATGGACTGACCTACACCTTCAATATAAGGAAGGGAGTCAAGTTCTCAAATGGTGATCCTCTGACAGCCGAGGATGTTCTCTTCTCCCTGAAGAGGCCCATAATTCTCGAGTCGGTTTCTGCATGGTTCCTGGTCGATATCTTCGGCATAAACAAGGACAACGTGGATGAGAAGATAAAGCAGATCGACGATTACAATGTGTCCATAACGTTGAACGCTCCTTATGCCGAGAACATCACTCTCGGGATTCTATCCAACATGTTCACAGGTATCGTCAACAAAGACGTAGTCCTTGAACACGAAGTCGATGGAGACCTTGGTGGTGCATGGCTTACAGACCACTCCGCAGGCGCCGGTCCATACGTTCTCGTTCAGTGGGAAAGAAACAACGTTATCCTTCTTGAAGCCAACCCCCATTACTACGGTGAACAGCCTCCTCTGAAGAGAATCATGGTAAGAGACATTCCAGAGGCATCGAACCAGAGGCTTCTTCTCGAAAGAGGAGACATAGACGTTGCCTGGGATCTCACACCTCAGCTACTGGAAGAGGCCAAGAGAAATCCCGACGTCGTTGAAGTCAAAGTTCCTGGACACTCTAACGAATATCTCGCGATGAACGCGACCTGGGGACCCCTTGCAAATCCGAAGGTAAGAGAAGCCGTAAGGTTCTCAATCAATTACGAAGAGATAGTCGAAGATATTATGCTAAACAACGCTCTCCTCGTACAGGGTTTCATAAACAAGGGCTACTTCGGATATGTCGAAGAGAATCCATTCTATCAGGATATCGAGAAGGCCAAGGCTCTCCTTGCCGAAGCCGGTTATCCTGACGGATTTGAAGTTGAACTGCTGACCAGCAACACGGATACAAGAAAGGCCGAAGCCGAAAAGATCCAGGCCGACCTGGCGCTTTCAGGAATAAAGGCAAATATCGTGATAATGCAGTCTTCTCAGATGTATGCCAAGTACAGGGCTCAGGGTCATCAGATGATCATTGCCGGCTGGGGTAACGATTATCCAGACCCGGACAACCTTGCAATGGCTCACGCAAGCTACAGGGCAAACCAGCTCGCATGGAGAAATGCATGGTTCGATGATTACGCGGCGACTCTGTGTGAATGGGGTCAGATCGAGCCCAATCCGGACAAGCGTGAACAGATTTACAAGGACCTGACGGAATACTGGTTCCACAATGGACCCTTTGCAATGCTTTACCAGACTGTAGAGTTCTGGGGAATTCGCAAAGAAGTCAAGAACTTTGAAGAAGCCGCTTTCGGTTACGGAATGCTGTTCGACTTCACCAAGGTATCTAAGTAA